A section of the Streptomyces sp. NBC_01591 genome encodes:
- a CDS encoding VOC family protein — protein sequence MSDHYNAFEMSPVPTPGPDAVPPELFRGIYGMPAFATIPTSDLAASVDFWIRGLGFFELFSIPGRLVHLRRWAFQDVLLVTTASVPEQAPAMSFSFSCVLSQVDSLVEACRALRPDSVDGPRDTPWNTRDVEVVTPENARIVLTAAKPFDPASQEARNLEAIGITPPGVGRGDNQEHA from the coding sequence ATGAGCGACCACTACAACGCGTTTGAGATGAGCCCCGTACCCACTCCCGGCCCGGATGCGGTTCCGCCGGAGCTGTTCCGTGGCATCTATGGAATGCCCGCGTTCGCGACGATCCCCACGAGCGATCTGGCGGCGTCGGTGGACTTCTGGATTCGTGGGCTCGGGTTCTTCGAGCTGTTCAGCATCCCCGGCAGGCTTGTGCATCTGCGCCGGTGGGCGTTCCAGGACGTACTCCTCGTCACGACGGCGAGCGTTCCGGAGCAGGCACCAGCGATGAGCTTCAGTTTCTCGTGCGTGCTCAGCCAGGTCGATTCCCTTGTGGAGGCCTGTCGTGCGTTGCGCCCGGACTCGGTCGACGGTCCACGGGACACCCCCTGGAACACCCGCGATGTGGAGGTGGTCACCCCCGAGAACGCACGGATCGTTCTCACTGCGGCGAAGCCCTTTGATCCGGCCAGTCAGGAGGCGCGGAACCTTGAGGCCATCGGGATCACCCCACCCGGCGTCGGTCGCGGAGACAATCAGGAGCATGCCTGA
- a CDS encoding GNAT family N-acetyltransferase, which translates to MANYELVTAADVQLMQALAQRVTAIRPDLVNSDATLGELAWIWGKGRAGDGASWTRRLWFSGGDLVAWSWAFLPHRVRRNDGSVKDVTGAYLAYQVHPDHAGLVDEVIDWYDGTAAGLERTVLPSAADGFALKRWAAHGYETDPDSLGDTGSWTQFNERDLTDVEQPVLPDGFRFRTADEAGPKAAVQAHVDAWAPSVYTAEAYQDVRQTAPYRGDLHILVEAPDGTMASSTIMWLDEANRTAEFEPVGTHPDYRRRGLGRAMLLHGMRLARAAGATHMTVACLGAPGHPQARGLYYSVGFREFTRDVPLIKAPTA; encoded by the coding sequence ATGGCGAACTACGAGCTCGTGACCGCCGCGGACGTGCAGCTCATGCAGGCTTTGGCGCAGCGTGTCACCGCTATCCGACCGGACCTGGTGAACAGTGACGCGACGCTCGGCGAGCTGGCTTGGATCTGGGGCAAGGGGCGTGCCGGCGATGGTGCGAGCTGGACGCGTCGGCTGTGGTTCTCCGGCGGGGATCTGGTGGCGTGGAGCTGGGCCTTTCTTCCGCACCGGGTGCGGCGGAACGACGGGTCGGTGAAGGATGTCACCGGCGCCTACCTGGCGTATCAGGTCCACCCCGACCACGCCGGGCTGGTTGACGAAGTGATCGACTGGTACGACGGTACGGCGGCGGGCCTCGAACGTACGGTGTTGCCGAGCGCCGCCGATGGGTTCGCCCTGAAGCGATGGGCGGCGCACGGCTATGAGACCGACCCGGACTCGCTCGGCGACACCGGGTCCTGGACCCAGTTCAACGAGCGGGACCTCACCGACGTGGAACAGCCCGTCCTGCCGGACGGATTCCGGTTCCGCACCGCCGACGAGGCCGGGCCGAAGGCCGCGGTCCAGGCCCATGTGGACGCGTGGGCGCCGTCCGTGTACACGGCCGAGGCCTACCAGGACGTCCGGCAGACGGCGCCGTACCGCGGCGACCTGCACATCCTGGTGGAGGCGCCGGACGGCACGATGGCATCGTCGACGATCATGTGGCTCGACGAAGCGAACAGGACCGCTGAGTTCGAGCCGGTCGGGACGCATCCGGACTACCGGCGTCGGGGGCTGGGGCGGGCGATGCTTCTGCACGGGATGCGTCTGGCGCGGGCGGCCGGGGCAACGCATATGACGGTCGCCTGCCTGGGTGCGCCGGGGCATCCCCAGGCGCGCGGGCTGTACTACAGCGTCGGGTTCCGGGAGTTCACGCGGGACGTGCCGCTCATCAAGGCCCCGACTGCCTAG
- a CDS encoding MerR family transcriptional regulator — translation MPDSTDADGLPVGQVSTRLGVTVRALHHWDEIGLARPSLRTAAGYRLYTAGDLERLHRIVVYREIGLGLDRIQAVLDDSTADVPGALRAQRTQVAERIDRLQQLSTGLDRMIDAHERGLLLTAEQQAAIFGPQWNPDGPAQARQRWGDTTQWRQYAERSASRGPEEWQAIADAVAALDRALGDAMDAGITPGSPEAIQLVERHREVFASYFPLTRQMQVCLGRMYEAEPAFAAHYDGIRAGLATWFRRIVDADARAHGIDPDTATWQ, via the coding sequence ATGCCTGATTCCACTGACGCCGACGGCCTGCCCGTCGGTCAGGTCTCGACGCGCCTGGGCGTGACGGTCCGCGCGCTGCACCACTGGGACGAGATCGGTCTCGCGCGACCGTCGCTGCGCACGGCTGCCGGATACCGGCTCTACACCGCTGGTGACCTGGAACGCCTGCACCGCATCGTCGTCTACCGTGAGATCGGTCTCGGCCTGGACCGGATTCAGGCCGTCCTGGACGACTCGACCGCAGACGTACCCGGCGCACTGCGCGCGCAGCGCACCCAGGTCGCGGAACGGATCGACCGCCTCCAGCAGCTCAGCACCGGACTGGATCGGATGATCGACGCCCACGAGCGCGGCCTGCTGCTGACCGCAGAGCAGCAGGCCGCGATCTTCGGCCCCCAGTGGAACCCGGACGGGCCCGCCCAAGCCCGTCAGCGCTGGGGAGACACGACGCAATGGCGGCAGTACGCCGAACGCTCGGCCTCTCGCGGTCCGGAGGAATGGCAGGCCATCGCCGACGCCGTCGCCGCCCTCGACCGCGCCCTCGGGGATGCGATGGACGCCGGCATCACGCCTGGTAGCCCGGAAGCGATTCAACTCGTCGAACGGCACCGCGAAGTCTTCGCTTCGTACTTTCCCCTCACCAGACAGATGCAGGTCTGTCTCGGCCGCATGTATGAGGCCGAGCCGGCATTCGCCGCCCACTACGACGGCATCCGCGCCGGCCTTGCCACATGGTTCCGTCGCATCGTCGACGCCGACGCGCGCGCCCACGGCATCGACCCCGACACCGCGACCTGGCAGTAG
- a CDS encoding aldo/keto reductase gives MRTTDGNVVLGLYRSGHPHDVLEAAADLGVAHLDTASNYLRHRSHEVLKTQAGDLLPNFTISTKVGYFPGEHSLDPARLRAGVERAAKELGREPDAVLLHNPEHSHPDAEMLAQACAVLAGAAQAGLCGRWGVSSWNPRPLVGLDTPCPDVLMVRSGLLVGVDVLEAAEAIVTRWRPSQVWGMSPFGGSANEAVWGKFDPRIFLRDALSATRVQAAFRSAYGLPRVDAVAVGTDNVEHLRELVGALAYEVDDQVVQEYRQLLRARRQPV, from the coding sequence GTGCGAACCACTGACGGAAATGTCGTCCTCGGGCTATACCGGTCTGGTCACCCCCATGACGTACTCGAAGCAGCTGCCGACCTCGGCGTAGCGCACCTCGACACCGCCTCGAACTACCTACGCCATCGCTCACACGAGGTACTGAAGACGCAGGCCGGTGATCTCCTGCCGAATTTCACGATCTCCACCAAGGTCGGGTACTTCCCCGGGGAACACTCCCTCGACCCCGCCCGGCTGCGCGCCGGAGTCGAGCGGGCCGCGAAGGAGCTGGGACGGGAACCGGACGCGGTACTCCTCCACAACCCCGAGCACTCCCACCCCGACGCCGAGATGCTGGCGCAGGCGTGTGCGGTCCTGGCCGGTGCTGCGCAGGCGGGGCTGTGCGGGAGGTGGGGCGTATCCAGCTGGAATCCGCGCCCGCTCGTGGGCCTGGACACACCCTGCCCCGATGTCCTCATGGTCCGGTCGGGACTACTGGTGGGTGTCGACGTCCTTGAAGCGGCCGAGGCCATCGTGACGCGGTGGCGGCCGTCGCAGGTGTGGGGCATGAGCCCCTTCGGCGGCAGTGCGAACGAGGCGGTGTGGGGGAAGTTCGACCCGCGGATCTTCCTGCGGGATGCCCTGTCGGCCACGAGGGTCCAGGCGGCGTTCCGTTCCGCCTACGGCCTGCCCCGGGTCGACGCGGTCGCGGTCGGCACGGACAACGTCGAGCACCTGCGGGAGCTGGTCGGCGCCCTGGCATACGAGGTCGACGACCAGGTGGTCCAGGAGTACCGGCAGCTCCTCCGGGCCCGCCGTCAGCCCGTCTGA
- a CDS encoding ATP-binding protein: MNAEITLVGAEFVQRFSATRRGARLARRLAVHQLDAWGVPYGSELSGDVAVIVSELAANAVLHGLVPGRDFELRLVALAGTLRIEVSDARGERGPEVRPSGPGAESGFGLHLVGALATSWGVKDRVVGKTIWAELSCPRDRRATQPGGMAPPANEGERSAHSSESRSTAI, translated from the coding sequence ATGAACGCCGAAATCACCCTTGTGGGCGCCGAGTTCGTCCAACGCTTCAGCGCCACCCGTCGGGGCGCGCGGCTCGCCCGGCGGCTTGCTGTGCACCAACTCGACGCGTGGGGCGTTCCGTACGGGAGCGAGCTCTCCGGGGACGTCGCGGTGATCGTGTCCGAGCTGGCGGCCAACGCGGTGCTGCACGGGCTGGTGCCGGGGCGGGACTTCGAGCTCCGGCTCGTCGCTCTCGCGGGCACGCTCCGTATCGAGGTGTCGGACGCGAGGGGCGAGCGGGGGCCGGAGGTCAGGCCCTCCGGCCCCGGCGCGGAATCGGGGTTCGGCCTGCACCTGGTCGGGGCGCTGGCGACTTCGTGGGGCGTGAAGGACCGGGTCGTCGGCAAGACGATCTGGGCGGAGCTGTCGTGCCCACGAGACCGCCGCGCCACCCAGCCCGGTGGCATGGCGCCACCGGCAAACGAGGGTGAACGCTCCGCGCATTCGTCCGAATCCCGCTCTACTGCCATCTGA
- a CDS encoding DUF6191 domain-containing protein, with protein MSDGAPPRMGVDLDAGTAVIRAGKRVDGSAEH; from the coding sequence ATGTCGGATGGCGCACCGCCGCGCATGGGCGTTGATCTGGACGCCGGTACGGCCGTGATCCGGGCCGGAAAACGGGTCGACGGCTCTGCGGAGCACTGA
- a CDS encoding JmjC domain-containing protein translates to MEHRLVTHIEKALGWDGPGSVGTAFARGRLTDPELPARLLTPHKLLDLIKRRHLSSPQLRCYAEGDEIRPSTFLSTNVNRRRQAVSQADMAALGRILNDGGTVVLDHVDFFDPTLEVACRALGRWSGELTSANAYLAVGETDGFHLHWDDHEVIAVQLSGEKSWEVRGPSRPAPMYRDAERNRTPSEEMLWKGTMRAGDVMHIPRGFWHTATRLGSGSGGHSLHVTFGFTKRTGVTWANFLSDVARADDAFRRDLEGAEGSAHEVLTDKLSALAAAYSPARYLDGLRSNTPPARHMPYVTAFGRAERVAAVTEFAPSIVRVGDTVEVSGGGKRLTFHARAEPGLRALLSGHPVYLDGADVDTTTLADLLITEGLCEPLTEMSSSGYTGLVTPMTYSKQLPTSA, encoded by the coding sequence ATGGAGCACCGGCTCGTCACCCACATCGAGAAGGCTCTCGGCTGGGACGGGCCGGGTTCCGTGGGGACCGCGTTCGCACGCGGCCGTCTCACGGACCCGGAGCTGCCCGCCCGCCTGCTGACCCCGCACAAACTGCTGGATCTGATCAAGCGGCGCCACCTGTCCAGTCCGCAGCTCCGCTGCTACGCAGAGGGCGACGAGATACGCCCGTCTACGTTCCTGTCCACCAACGTCAACCGGCGCAGGCAGGCCGTGAGCCAGGCTGACATGGCGGCCCTCGGGCGGATCCTCAACGACGGGGGCACCGTGGTCCTGGACCACGTGGACTTCTTCGACCCGACGCTGGAAGTCGCCTGCCGGGCCCTGGGCCGGTGGTCCGGCGAACTGACCTCCGCCAACGCATACCTCGCGGTCGGCGAAACCGACGGATTCCATCTGCACTGGGACGACCACGAGGTCATCGCCGTGCAGCTTTCCGGCGAGAAATCGTGGGAGGTGCGCGGCCCGTCCCGGCCGGCGCCGATGTACCGCGATGCCGAACGCAACCGCACGCCCTCCGAGGAAATGTTGTGGAAGGGCACCATGCGGGCGGGAGACGTCATGCATATTCCCCGCGGCTTCTGGCACACCGCCACCCGCCTCGGCTCCGGCAGCGGTGGCCACTCGCTGCATGTGACGTTCGGGTTCACCAAACGGACAGGCGTCACGTGGGCCAACTTTCTGTCCGACGTCGCCCGCGCCGATGATGCGTTCCGCCGCGACCTGGAAGGCGCAGAGGGAAGCGCACACGAGGTGCTGACGGACAAGCTCAGCGCTCTGGCCGCGGCCTACAGCCCCGCGCGGTACCTGGACGGACTGCGGTCCAACACCCCGCCCGCACGCCACATGCCCTACGTGACCGCCTTCGGCCGAGCGGAGAGGGTCGCGGCCGTCACCGAGTTCGCCCCTTCCATCGTTCGCGTCGGCGACACGGTCGAAGTCAGCGGCGGGGGCAAGCGGCTGACCTTCCACGCGCGCGCGGAGCCGGGTCTCCGTGCGCTCCTTTCGGGTCACCCGGTCTACCTGGACGGTGCCGACGTGGACACCACCACCCTGGCCGACCTGCTCATCACGGAGGGGCTGTGCGAACCACTGACGGAAATGTCGTCCTCGGGCTATACCGGTCTGGTCACCCCCATGACGTACTCGAAGCAGCTGCCGACCTCGGCGTAG
- a CDS encoding tectonin domain-containing protein, which yields MADWKNVSGGLTSISVGSRTHVWGVNSLGQMYRYTGHDSNPWVGIPGKAVDIGVAADGTVWHVNSAGGIYRYTGDQGSTDWVAVSGGLTRISVGSRTHVWGVNSLGQMYRYTGHDSNPWVGIPGKAVDIGVAADGTVWHVNSAGGIYRYTGDQGSTDWVAVSGGLTRISVGSRTHVWGVNSRGQMYRYTGYDSNPWVGIPGNAADIGAAADGTVWHVNSAGGIYRYTGDQPS from the coding sequence ATGGCTGACTGGAAGAACGTCTCCGGTGGTCTCACTTCAATCTCGGTCGGATCCAGAACCCATGTCTGGGGTGTGAACTCCCTGGGCCAGATGTACCGGTACACGGGCCACGACTCCAACCCGTGGGTGGGCATCCCCGGCAAGGCAGTCGACATCGGCGTAGCAGCCGACGGCACCGTGTGGCACGTCAACTCAGCAGGCGGAATCTACCGGTACACCGGAGACCAGGGATCCACGGACTGGGTCGCCGTCTCAGGCGGCCTGACCCGCATCTCGGTCGGATCCCGGACCCACGTCTGGGGCGTGAACTCCCTGGGCCAGATGTACCGGTACACAGGCCACGACTCCAACCCGTGGGTGGGCATCCCCGGCAAGGCAGTCGACATCGGCGTAGCAGCCGACGGCACCGTGTGGCACGTCAACTCAGCAGGCGGAATCTACCGGTACACCGGAGACCAGGGATCCACGGACTGGGTCGCCGTCTCAGGCGGCCTGACCCGCATCTCGGTCGGATCCCGGACCCACGTCTGGGGCGTGAACTCCAGGGGCCAGATGTACCGGTACACGGGCTACGACTCCAACCCATGGGTGGGCATCCCCGGCAACGCCGCCGACATCGGCGCGGCAGCCGACGGCACCGTGTGGCACGTCAACTCAGCAGGCGGAATCTACCGGTACACCGGAGACCAGCCGAGCTGA
- a CDS encoding helix-turn-helix domain-containing protein yields MDHSQWKTRQTRKLLGERVEESSAYVEAGYAFALGQAVHDRRTELGLSQTELARRAGMTQPQISNIEGGDSVPTLALLTRLAKALDASLTIDLDGDTSAFSFTAHEGGGPGGIGAGGRSSAA; encoded by the coding sequence GTGGATCACTCCCAGTGGAAGACACGGCAGACCAGAAAGCTTCTGGGGGAGAGGGTCGAGGAGTCGTCCGCCTACGTCGAGGCCGGGTACGCCTTCGCGCTGGGGCAGGCTGTCCATGACCGGCGGACCGAACTCGGGCTGTCGCAGACCGAGCTGGCCCGTCGCGCGGGGATGACGCAGCCGCAGATCTCCAACATCGAGGGTGGCGATTCCGTTCCGACCCTGGCTCTCCTGACGCGCCTGGCCAAGGCCCTGGACGCGTCGCTCACCATCGACCTGGACGGCGATACCTCGGCGTTCTCCTTCACCGCGCACGAAGGCGGCGGCCCGGGTGGGATCGGAGCGGGCGGGCGCTCCTCAGCGGCCTGA
- a CDS encoding bifunctional FO biosynthesis protein CofGH, translating into MTDPQRGRPTTNSMRRALKRARDGVALDVAEAAVLLQARGDDLTDLAASAARVRDAGLDAAGRPGVITYSRKVFIPLTRLCRDKCHYCTFVTVPGKLRREGHGMFLSPDEVLDIARKGAAMGCKEALFTLGDRPEDRWPEAREWLEAEGYDDTLAYVRAMAIRVLEETGLLPHLNPGVLSWTDLQRLKPVAPSMGMMLETTATRLWSEPGGPHHGSPDKEPAVRLRVLEDAGRSNVPFTTGILIGIGESYEERADSLFELRRTARAYHGIQEVIVQNFRAKPDTAMRGMPDAELEELAAAIAVARHILGPSARIQAPPNLVDAEYALLIGAGIDDWGGVSPLTPDHVNPERPWPHIDELAAKTAESGFALRERLTIYPEFIRRGEPWLDPRLLPHVRALADPETGLAREGAVPAGLPWQEPDEEFGASGRTDLHRTIDTEGRTGDRREDFDEVYGDWEALREAAAPGMVPSRIDGDVRQALSQAADDPTKLTDEQALALLHADGPALDELCRIADTLRRDVVGDDVTYIVTRNINFTNVCYTGCRFCAFAQRRTDADAYTLSLDQVADRAAQAWDVGAVEVCMQGGIHPDLPGTAYFDIARAVRERVPGMHVHAFSPMEVVNGATRTGMSIRDWLIAAKEAGLGSIPGTAAEILDDEVRWVLTKGKLPTATWLEVVRTAHEVGLRSSSTMMYGHVDQPRHWLGHLRTLARLQQETGGFTEFVTLPFIHTNAPVYLAGIARPGPTDRDNRAVTAMARLLLHPHITNIQTSWVKLGTEGAAEMLRSGANDLGGTLMEETISRMAGSGYGSYRSVQDLVAIADLAGRPAKPRTTLYGEVPEERVAAAAASDGHLPELLPVLPD; encoded by the coding sequence ATGACCGATCCTCAGCGCGGACGTCCGACCACCAATTCCATGCGGCGTGCCCTCAAGCGGGCCCGTGACGGTGTCGCTCTCGATGTGGCCGAGGCCGCCGTTCTGCTCCAGGCGCGGGGCGACGACCTGACGGATCTCGCCGCCTCGGCCGCCCGGGTGCGGGACGCGGGGCTCGACGCCGCAGGCCGGCCGGGGGTCATTACGTACTCCCGCAAGGTGTTCATTCCGCTGACCCGGCTCTGCCGCGACAAGTGCCACTACTGCACCTTCGTCACCGTGCCCGGCAAGCTGCGGCGCGAGGGGCACGGGATGTTCCTCTCGCCCGACGAGGTGCTGGACATCGCCCGCAAGGGCGCGGCCATGGGGTGCAAGGAAGCGCTGTTCACGCTCGGGGACCGGCCCGAGGACCGGTGGCCCGAGGCACGGGAGTGGCTGGAGGCCGAGGGGTACGACGACACCCTCGCGTACGTACGCGCCATGGCGATCCGGGTGCTCGAAGAGACCGGGCTCCTCCCGCACCTCAACCCGGGCGTGCTGAGCTGGACCGATCTGCAGCGGCTCAAGCCCGTCGCCCCGTCCATGGGCATGATGCTGGAGACGACGGCCACCCGTCTGTGGTCCGAGCCGGGCGGCCCGCACCACGGCTCCCCGGACAAGGAGCCGGCCGTGCGGCTGCGGGTGCTGGAGGACGCGGGGCGCTCCAACGTCCCGTTCACGACCGGCATCCTGATCGGGATCGGCGAGTCGTACGAGGAGCGCGCCGACTCCCTCTTCGAGCTGCGCAGGACCGCCCGCGCCTACCACGGCATCCAGGAAGTCATCGTCCAGAACTTCCGCGCCAAGCCGGACACCGCGATGCGCGGCATGCCGGACGCCGAGTTGGAGGAGCTGGCCGCCGCCATCGCCGTCGCCCGGCACATCCTCGGCCCGTCCGCCCGCATCCAGGCCCCGCCGAACCTCGTCGACGCCGAGTACGCGCTGCTCATCGGCGCCGGGATCGACGACTGGGGCGGGGTCTCGCCGCTCACGCCGGACCATGTGAACCCCGAACGCCCCTGGCCGCACATCGACGAGCTCGCCGCGAAGACCGCGGAGTCGGGGTTCGCACTGCGTGAACGCCTCACCATCTACCCGGAGTTCATCCGGCGCGGCGAGCCGTGGCTCGACCCCCGCCTCCTCCCGCACGTCCGCGCGCTCGCCGACCCGGAGACGGGGCTCGCCCGCGAGGGTGCCGTCCCCGCCGGGCTGCCCTGGCAGGAGCCCGACGAGGAGTTCGGCGCCAGCGGCCGCACCGACCTGCACCGCACCATCGACACCGAGGGCCGCACCGGCGACCGCCGCGAGGACTTCGACGAGGTGTACGGGGACTGGGAGGCGCTGCGCGAGGCCGCCGCCCCCGGCATGGTGCCGTCCCGCATCGACGGCGATGTGCGCCAGGCGCTGAGCCAGGCCGCCGACGACCCGACGAAGCTCACCGACGAGCAGGCGCTCGCCCTGCTCCACGCGGACGGCCCGGCGCTCGACGAACTGTGCCGGATCGCGGACACCCTGCGCCGCGACGTGGTCGGCGACGACGTCACGTACATCGTCACCAGGAACATCAACTTCACCAACGTCTGCTACACCGGCTGCCGGTTCTGCGCCTTCGCCCAGCGGCGCACCGACGCCGACGCGTACACGCTCTCCCTGGACCAGGTCGCCGACCGGGCCGCGCAGGCGTGGGACGTCGGCGCGGTCGAGGTCTGCATGCAGGGCGGCATCCACCCCGACCTGCCCGGCACCGCGTACTTCGACATCGCGCGGGCGGTGCGGGAACGCGTGCCCGGCATGCATGTGCACGCCTTCTCGCCCATGGAGGTCGTCAACGGCGCCACCCGCACCGGCATGTCCATCCGTGACTGGCTGATCGCCGCGAAGGAGGCCGGGCTCGGCTCGATCCCCGGCACGGCGGCCGAGATCCTGGACGACGAGGTCCGCTGGGTCCTCACCAAGGGCAAGCTGCCGACCGCGACATGGCTGGAGGTGGTCAGGACCGCCCACGAGGTGGGCCTGCGCTCGTCCTCGACGATGATGTACGGGCACGTCGACCAGCCCCGCCACTGGCTCGGCCACCTGCGGACCCTGGCCCGGCTCCAGCAGGAGACCGGCGGCTTCACGGAGTTCGTCACGCTGCCGTTCATCCACACCAACGCGCCGGTCTACCTCGCGGGCATCGCCCGCCCCGGCCCGACCGACCGCGACAACCGGGCCGTCACCGCCATGGCCCGGCTGTTGCTGCACCCGCACATCACCAACATCCAGACCAGCTGGGTCAAGCTCGGCACGGAGGGCGCGGCCGAAATGCTCCGCTCGGGCGCCAACGACCTGGGCGGCACCCTGATGGAGGAGACCATCTCCCGGATGGCGGGCTCCGGTTACGGCTCCTACCGCTCCGTCCAGGACCTGGTCGCCATCGCGGACCTCGCTGGGCGCCCGGCGAAGCCGCGTACGACGCTGTACGGGGAGGTCCCCGAGGAGCGGGTGGCGGCGGCCGCGGCGTCCGACGGGCACCTTCCGGAGCTGCTTCCCGTGCTGCCGGACTGA